The Trichoderma asperellum chromosome 6, complete sequence region TCGCCACCGCCCGGAGCGCCAATGGCCCCTCCCCAGACGTCTCGCACCGACTGACCAGCCACAGTCTCATTGGGCGACGTGACAATATCTGTGGCAGCAAGAACCGCCCTGTAGAGAAGTGGActggccttggcctggaACCTTGACCCAGCCCCGGCCACAACAACGTTCAGATATGCGACAGCAGAGGCTCTCAACCATTGTAGGTGATTAGCGATCCAACTTTGGGAGCCCACCTGGCCAATCTCCTCGCCTTCGAAACTCGCGAAGACGATGGTACGAAGTGGCCGCCAGCCATGCCGAAGTGCTACACCAAAGCTGCGCACAACTTCGTTCAGGGTTGCGGAACCACTGCCGGGGTCTCCAGCGCCATGGCCCCAAGAGTCACGATGACTGCCAAGAATGACAACTTCATCGGAAATTACCCCAGGGATTGTGCCAATTACGTTGTGAAGCTGAGTGTCGACAATGTCTGCTTCGTTGACCAGGTGAAGGGATATGCCGGCAGGCGAAGGTCCGACATTGTAGCGTACGTTGTGAAACTCGAGACCACCACCATGCCAGCGTTGACCGAGCTCCTCTGCCGCAGGTCCATGACCGTTTAAAGCCCCCAGGATGTGAATGGCATCGGCAGGAGACATGGGTATGCAGGGAATTTTAGGGGAGTTGGGGCGATGAATGGTACCTAGACATCATTCATGAGCATAACAGTGACACAAGGCGCGAGAGAGCCATTCCTCACCGGCTGAAGCGACTGACCCTCTCTCGATTGCCGCAAGTGGTCGTGCTGGCCCGGCCGGGAACGGTTTGTATCCGTTGGCTTCAGTTATAGGACCGTCATTCTGAGGATCAGTATAAAAAACTACGCCAATCAAACCCGCCCTTTCTGCATTCGCTACCTGAGCTCCTCGAAAGACCTCTAGGTGTTTAGCGCGCAAATATGGCGATCCGTTTGCCAGCTTGATAATGCCAATCTTTCCTGCGACGTCAACATTGGCTCGTTCAAGATCTTGGAAGTCTTCATCACTGGCAAAGTTGCAAAAGACATAAGAACCAGATATGTTACCATTGGTTGAGAAACCTAGATAGGCAGGCAAGAAGCTATTGTTTGCAGCAGGACTATTTGTGGTAAAATGATCCACCAAGGGCGCTTCATAAACGACGTGGTCGCCCCGAAGGAGAGCCAGTCGTTGATGGCCCGTTGGCGCTGGCACCTGAGTATCGTAGGAAAGGATTCGAGTATTGGTGATACCGAATTCCTTCCATCTAGCTTCGGTCCACTGCGCCTGGCTCAAGCCCTGGCCGCAAAAATGAGCACCTGTGGTATAGTAGGCGCTCCAGTCGCGTACATGCTTGGTGGAGGGAACAGAAAGCAGCGTTTGCTGGAggttgaaagaagaaaatctgTTGTGGCTCCAGTAGTAAATGTAAACGACGACTAGAGAGCCGAGCAGAATAGGCCATCTCAACGAAGTCGCCCCTCTCGGCCGAGGCCTGGATTGGGGAGGAGTATCAAATTTCATAATACTGAGGCGTGTTAGTGATGAACGGAAATTCTGACAGAGAACAGGATGCAGAATGTTCAGAAAGATTCTAGCGAGCAAGGAGAAAAGGCTCGGGGATAAAGACGTCATGAGAAAATCAGTTTCCAATGGTAACACATTGTCTTGGACCTTCGTCTAGAGCAGGTTACACAGCTCGGGTTATAAATCAGCGGTGTGCATGTAGATTACACCTCCATCATTGTCTCAGTTGACCTCTTCCACAACTTGCTTGTGTTATCAAGCACGATACAGAGTGACACCTCTAACAGAATCAGGTCGGCAGAGGAGCGCCACTTCGGGGTAAAGGGGTGTCCCCACAACTTGACGGTCTTGAAAGCTCATATTAGTCAAGATGTCAATGATGTAGTGATACAGCTCACTAATATAGTGATGAATCTCGACAATATACTGGTGAAAGCGCCTTCCGAGAGATAGATTACGAGTGCCATTCTTTCTGTTCGCAATGGCCATGAACTTCAACTATCCGAAAATGCGTCTGCCATCTATCAGGATTGCACATCACATGTATTCCGGCAAGCCTCCCAACAAACATGTAAATACTTCGGCCTGCCGATGCTGGAATCTCGCTCGGGTTTCTACATCCAGCCGCACAGCATCGGTTACTGCTGCAATCCCTCCCATTATTCCTCATTTGACAGCACCTGATCTTAAGCATGCAACACAGCCATGTCATGTTCGCAATGTGCACGAGCACCTCCAGAAACACGGCATACTCAAGATTGGCCTGGGCTTCCCAGACCCCGACAGCCATTACCTCAAGGGACTCGTCCTGGGccttcatcaacatcacGGCCATCAACTTCCCATATCGCACAGCGCGTCGCGCGGGTGGTTCTGGGACGTCCGGCCGAATAATACCATCTTCCAGACCGCGAACCATCAAGCCCGGTCGGAAACGATGCAAGAATTCCCGTGGCACACCGACTGCAGCTACGAAGACTTGCCGCCACGATATTTCGCACTCCACGTTCTCCAGGAAGATCGATTTGGTGGAGGGACCCTGTCGGCCATGAACACTCAGCGGCTGGGCCTGTCTCTCTCCCCATCTACCCGAGCGTCTCTGATGCGACGAGAGTACAGCATCACAATTCCTCCAGAGTTCATCAAAGATCCCCGGAAACGGAGCATTGTAGGGAGCCTGATGTCGGCCGACGAACAAGGCCAGCCTAGCATGCTGCGCTTCAGGAGAGATCTCGTAACAGCACTGACGGAACGGGCGTCAAGAGCACTGCACGAGCTTGACGCAGCCGTACAGGACGCCAAGGCTCAGTCACAGTCAACGGTGCATCTCACCGCCAAGGACTTTCCGGCAGGGACTATAATACTGATGGATAATCGCCGCTGGCTGCACGCACGACATAGCATCAAGGATCCAAAGCGTCACTTGCGTCGGGTGCGTTGGGATGCCGTTCCATTCGATGCTCGTCCGATGGAACAGTAATTGGAAGTAAAGAGCTGGAATGGAAGAGCATGCTCGGGTAACAAATACCAACATTGCAACTTGTTCAAGTCTTTaatttttgtcttgttttgttttaattatacGCTTAGCTTAGAATTGTTTTATCCTTTCTTACCAGCAATGTGTGAGAATGGTTCAAGTTTGGGATCAACGAGCTAATAGTAATAACAATGTATCATAcatagtacatgtacttaagCTATCTCTCTCCTTAAAGACTGATGATCTCCTATGCATCGTTCATCCAGGACTGGACATATAATGGTAATCCAAACCTACttctaaaaaaagcatccACTGCGTAACTTGATGTTAAATCTCAACGATATAGCATATACTCGATGCATCATAACGACCTGTTTAAATCCATAGCCAATCATTCACTCTTCACGGGTATTGCTTCTTTCAGTCCGACTCCCGCTAAGAAAGCCACCCTGATGGCTGCTTGTCCCCAAAGACTTCCAAGATTCGCCCAATCTTCGGGTCTCCAGGATCGGACATCCCAGAATACAGCGCCGCCAAGTGCTGCCCAGCTCCCATACAGATGTATAGCATCGCACACGAGGATACCGACCAGGAGGGCTTTCCAGACGCGTAGATCCTTTGTAATGCGCAAAATGACAGCTTCATTGAACGCAAATAAGGTATATGTTGCGAAGAGCTGGTCGTAGATGACCTGGTTATCTGTCGCGTATTTCGCAACCGGAGACATAGTATTGAGGAAGATCTCTGGACGAAAATGAAGCAGCAAGGCGCCAAAGAAGGCTGCAGCGGGTTCAAAATAAAGGAATAGCGCCCGGTAGGGGAGTGGAATCTTGAGCTTTTGCTCTGCCATTCTGTACGAGTGTgatcttgatcttctttttACAAAACGTGACAAAAATTGATCCGGTTGTGTGAGTGCACTGGTCTGAACGGACACTTGGGCGCTGAAAACGGTGGATTAGCCACGGTTAATACTTTAGTTGACGGATACAAGGTAAGAAGTGTTCTGCAAACTTGTGATGCTGTACTGAGAGCTTTGATCCACCAAGAACAGTGGGAATGAAGAATTCGGCCTTGTGATAGGCACGTCCAGCATATTACTAATTTTAGTGCTTTCATACCCCTCACTTTGCTTCGGCTTATGCGTAAAGAATCACGATACGAATCACTTTATTTGTCATTCTTGCCACGGCGCCAACTAAATGCTTAGAGGCGCATCTACATGTAGACACGGCGCCAGGAGGGGCTGAGGAAAGAAACCACTGAAATGTCAAGAGTCTACGACTAGCCTCGTAAGCTTTTACTGTATAAGATTCgcataaatattttaaagagcATTGTACACTGAGAAAAATAATGTCATGGTAAAAGGCAGCTATCTCTTAGTACTAGATATCTCTTAGTACTAGATATTTTGTTCTAAATTGGTTATGAACGTAGAGGCAAATGGAAGGTATCATGCCTAAAATTGGCTCTATAAAGATCCTCAATACGTAGAGACCAAATTATTTGTCCTGTTATATCTTATTTCAATGGAACTGCAAGAGG contains the following coding sequences:
- a CDS encoding uncharacterized protein (TransMembrane:1 (n7-17c25/26o56-74i)~SECRETED:SignalP(1-25)~MEROPS:MER0015691); this translates as MTSLSPSLFSLLARIFLNILHPVLCQNFRSSLTRLSIMKFDTPPQSRPRPRGATSLRWPILLGSLVVVYIYYWSHNRFSSFNLQQTLLSVPSTKHVRDWSAYYTTGAHFCGQGLSQAQWTEARWKEFGITNTRILSYDTQVPAPTGHQRLALLRGDHVVYEAPLVDHFTTNSPAANNSFLPAYLGFSTNGNISGSYVFCNFASDEDFQDLERANVDVAGKIGIIKLANGSPYLRAKHLEVFRGAQVANAERAGLIGVVFYTDPQNDGPITEANGYKPFPAGPARPLAAIERGSVASAGTIHRPNSPKIPCIPMSPADAIHILGALNGHGPAAEELGQRWHGGGLEFHNVRYNVGPSPAGISLHLVNEADIVDTQLHNVIGTIPGVISDEVVILGSHRDSWGHGAGDPGSGSATLNEVVRSFGVALRHGWRPLRTIVFASFEGEEIGQVGSQSWIANHLQWLRASAVAYLNVVVAGAGSRFQAKASPLLYRAVLAATDIVTSPNETVAGQSVRDVWGGAIGAPGGGDAISFQGTCISAVDFSFSQGMGDAAFPYHTGFDTFEWMDQIGDPEWNYHVTSARIWSIMAAYLTESAVLNMSVTDYASALQKWVDELCSSNQCSSKVDLMVMISAIQRLTRAAKRFDSYAESLRESQNAWWRFWPGDKLNTAIRGANKVYIAFERQFFYGQGMDTFPSFHHVLYSPSAWHNEIPPLAVLRNPLIKKDWEGARKWRDDLVEYIDGAVQLLEDHLQGVGKQELAWGL
- a CDS encoding uncharacterized protein (EggNog:ENOG41) — protein: MAMNFNYPKMRLPSIRIAHHMYSGKPPNKHVNTSACRCWNLARVSTSSRTASVTAAIPPIIPHLTAPDLKHATQPCHVRNVHEHLQKHGILKIGLGFPDPDSHYLKGLVLGLHQHHGHQLPISHSASRGWFWDVRPNNTIFQTANHQARSETMQEFPWHTDCSYEDLPPRYFALHVLQEDRFGGGTLSAMNTQRLGLSLSPSTRASLMRREYSITIPPEFIKDPRKRSIVGSLMSADEQGQPSMLRFRRDLVTALTERASRALHELDAAVQDAKAQSQSTVHLTAKDFPAGTIILMDNRRWLHARHSIKDPKRHLRRVRWDAVPFDARPMEQ
- a CDS encoding uncharacterized protein (EggNog:ENOG41~TransMembrane:4 (i12-33o53-73i85-105o125-143i)), which encodes MAEQKLKIPLPYRALFLYFEPAAAFFGALLLHFRPEIFLNTMSPVAKYATDNQVIYDQLFATYTLFAFNEAVILRITKDLRVWKALLVGILVCDAIHLYGSWAALGGAVFWDVRSWRPEDWANLGSLWGQAAIRVAFLAGVGLKEAIPVKSE